A part of Apodemus sylvaticus chromosome 19, mApoSyl1.1, whole genome shotgun sequence genomic DNA contains:
- the LOC127669549 gene encoding male-specific lethal 3 homolog — protein sequence MATLGCAPKDDGEGKDEGGSDRGDGDPKPKGKKEVEPHARREADERAVRIPIPEVLQQRLADDCYYINRRRRLVRLPCQTNVGAILECYVRHFSASALASGDRRPQPHRAAPERSVGLCREMADGLRITFDHALPLVLLYPQEQAQYEMVTSSTFFFPTEERAGEAGRSQEAPWPGPSPPQPSESQAVAGPAAPKRRRAEAEATRAPRRSTRHSTHGHWPAEDRASPQGKRSVPKLFPHLQKTPVHSAAPSPIALTPGKEGGALFPGFEGTTEEINEILSWKLVPDNYPPGHQPPPPSYIYGAQHLLRLFVKLPEILGKMSFSEKNLKALLKHLDLFLRFLAEYQADFFLESAYVSACEAHYSSKNPRTIC from the coding sequence ATGGCCACACTCGGCTGCGCACCCAAGGACGACGGTGAGGGGAAGGATGAGGGAGGGAGCGATCGAGGTGATGGCGACCCAAAGCCTAAAGGCAAGAAAGAAGTGGAGCCACACGCGAGGCGGGAGGCGGACGAGCGGGCCGTGCGCATCCCCATCCCGGAAGTGCTCCAGCAGCGGCTGGCGGACGACTGTTACTACATCAACCGCAGGCGGCGGTTGGTGAGGCTGCCTTGCCAGACCAACGTGGGCGCCATCCTTGAGTGCTACGTGCGCCACTTCTCGGCGAGCGCGCTGGCCTCGGGGGACCGCCGGCCGCAGCCCCACCGTGCGGCGCCCGAGAGGAGCGTGGGCCTGTGCCGGGAGATGGCGGACGGGCTGCGCATCACCTTCGACCACGCGCTCCCCCTGGTGCTGCTCTACCCTCAGGAACAGGCCCAGTACGAAATGGTCACCTCCTCCACCTTTTTCTTCCCCACCGAGGAGCGAGCCGGCGAGGCCGGCAGGAGCCAGGAGGCGCCCTGGCCCGGCCCGTCTCCCCCGCAGCCCTCGGAGAGCCAGGCCGTGGCGGGGCCAGCCGCCCCCAAGAGGCGCCGGGCGGAGGCCGAGGCGACGCGGGCGCCCCGGCGGTCCACCCGCCACAGCACCCACGGCCACTGGCCCGCCGAGGACCGGGCCTCGCCCCAGGGCAAGCGCAGCGTGCCCAAGCTCTTCCCGCACTTGCAAAAGACACCGGTGCACAGCGCAGCGCCCTCCCCCATCGCGCTGACCCCCGGGAAGGAAGGCGGGGCCCTGTTCCCCGGCTTTGAAGGGACCACCGAGGAAATAAATGAGATCCTCTCCTGGAAGCTCGTGCCCGACAACTACCCCCCGGGACACCAGCCACCTCCTCCCTCCTACATTTATGGCGCACAGCATTTACTGCGACTGTTTGTGAAACTTCCAGAGATTCTTGGAAAGATGTCTTTCTCTGAGAAGAATCTGAAGGCACTACTGAAGCACTTGGATCTCTTTCTGAGGTTCTTAGCAGAATACCAGGCTGACTTCTTCCTGGAGTCAGCTTATGTCTCTGCCTGTGAGGCGCACTATAGCAGCAAGAACCCCAGGACAATCTGTTAA